The genome window AAGATTCTCACAACATCCATCTACACCGTCCGAAACGCAGAAATCAAACAGTACAGTACATGGCTCCACCTTCAATAATCAAACATTCCGAGAATCTTTCTATCTTATCTCTTATTGGTCCGTGGATTTCACTTCCTTCCTTGCGCCTTGAAATTATATCAGCCCATTTCCCTTCCCTCTCATAGAATGCATTGGGCTCAAatgctttaatttctttactCCCACTCCAATTTTTCaagcaccaaaaaaaaaaaaagaaaggaaacagaaaaagaaaactgtAACCCGCTCTTAACTTCTTCGCATGCAGTCGGAGCTCCGGCTCCCTTAACGGAGCCCTGTTCGATTGTCCAATTTTCAAACTCTTTTAGATCTCTGTCCTTTTATCTTTTTAGATCTCAACTAAACCAAATAATAAAGCAAGGAAAAACAGgtggaaataatataaaagatttCAAAAAATGTCGAAACCCTGGGGTGGCGTCGGCGCGTGGGCCGCCGAGGCCGAGCGAGAAGAAGCGGAGGAACGTGAAGCTGCGGAAGCCGCAGCCGCTGCGCCCACGGCTGAATCGCGGAGTTTCCCTAGCCTAAAGGAAGCCGTTAGCGCGAAGCGCAAGAGTAAGAAAATGACTCTCTCGGAGTTCACCATGGGGACTTATTCGTCGTCCGCCGGCGCCGGAGTTGGTGGTGGTGCTAGGGTAACGGATTACAACAAGCTTACGCCCGAAGAGATGATGCTCCTCCCCACCCGACCCAAAGAACGTACCCCCGAGGAAATGCAGTATGGCCGTCTGGGAGGTGGATTTTCGTCTTATGGTAGGTCCGGTCCATCTGCGGGTCGAGGTATGCGTGAACGTGACGGCAGCGACGGCTCATGGGGCTCCGGAAGAAGGCAGTACGGAGGTTTTGATGAAGAACGACGGGGTCCGCCTTCTAGGGTTTCTGATTTTGATCAGCCGTCGCGTGCCGATGAGGTGGATAATTGGGCAATAGCAAAGAAAACGACTCCTTCGTTTGATTCGGGCCGGCCTAATCGATACGGTGGGCTTGGAAGTGGGGGAGGTGGTGGGAATTCTAAGGCCGATGAGGTTGATAATTGGACGGCTGAGAAACGGCCAATTCCTGCTCGACCTTCGTCGTTTGGTTCAGGTTTTCGTGACTCTGGACCGGAGCCTGATAGATGGACCCGAGGTGGTGGTGGGAGTGGATTCAGAGAGGAAAGGCCTAGAATAGTTTTGGATCCTCCTAGAGGGGAGGTGAATGAGACGGTGGTTAAGACAAATAAGTCTAATCCATTTGGGGCAGCGAGGCCCAGGGAAGAGGTATTGGCGGAGAAAGGATTGGATTGGAAGAAACTGGATTCTGAAATTGAAGCAAAGAAGGTAACTAGCAGGCCTACCAGCTCTCACTCCAGCCGGCCATCAAGTGCACAATCTAGCAGGTCTGAAGGTCCCCAGCTGCAAGGAATTGAAAATGTACTAAAGCCGAAGCCAAAGGTCAACCCGTTTGGAGATGCTAAGCCTAGAGAAGTTTTGCTGGAAGAGCGCGGTCAGGATTGGCGAAAGATTGATCTTGAACTAGAACGTCGTAGGATGGACAGGTTTTCATTCCTCTAATCAACTTGTTCatactttattttgaaatagtcTTGATGGTATTTTGTTTGAACTGATTTGCATCTGTTTCCTTTAATGTTGTTGTTAACGATGGTTTGAGAGATGCTTATGTTCTTAGCATGTTTGCTTGGTAAAGTTTGCCTTGCTGTTACCACTTTGCTGTCATCGCAGATTATCTTATAGTGGGTATACTGTGTTGTCTTATGAGCCATCATTTGTTGCTAAGACTGAAGTTGATGTAGAACAGCTCAAATGTCATATGATGAATTCAGTTTGATTATGACCTTAGATTTATTGAATGATGTAGCACCACTATTTCTTTGGAACCACAAAACCATAGTTCATGATCAGATTGTTATCATGGTGGCATTGTGACACAACATGTGGCATGTGAATTTCTCTGGTACCCTAACAGAATATGTAGTGGTTGAGCAGACAGCTTACAGTGGCTGAAGTAGTTGATGTTAGGGCTCCATTTTAGAAACTAATTTTGGATTATGTTCGAGTTCTGACGGATTGCTAACTTCTCAATCAAGTTTGAGCAGCTTTTTCATGCGTTAAATACACACAaactcttattttcttaaaattgttTCATGTATGAAAATGTAGATTGCTCTATTATGACTGAAATATATTCTTGGTTATAGTAC of Gossypium raimondii isolate GPD5lz chromosome 3, ASM2569854v1, whole genome shotgun sequence contains these proteins:
- the LOC105794598 gene encoding eukaryotic translation initiation factor 4B2, whose product is MSKPWGGVGAWAAEAEREEAEEREAAEAAAAAPTAESRSFPSLKEAVSAKRKSKKMTLSEFTMGTYSSSAGAGVGGGARVTDYNKLTPEEMMLLPTRPKERTPEEMQYGRLGGGFSSYGRSGPSAGRGMRERDGSDGSWGSGRRQYGGFDEERRGPPSRVSDFDQPSRADEVDNWAIAKKTTPSFDSGRPNRYGGLGSGGGGGNSKADEVDNWTAEKRPIPARPSSFGSGFRDSGPEPDRWTRGGGGSGFREERPRIVLDPPRGEVNETVVKTNKSNPFGAARPREEVLAEKGLDWKKLDSEIEAKKVTSRPTSSHSSRPSSAQSSRSEGPQLQGIENVLKPKPKVNPFGDAKPREVLLEERGQDWRKIDLELERRRMDRPETEEEKILKEEIDNLKKELEKDSTPASESALDQSALRDTLLHKERELEKLIRDLENKVKFGQKAVERPGSGSGRIGGSYSDRPPSQSGSSDSSRNMEFMDRPRSRGTVDGWTRPADDRRGFQGGFQGGRDRGYPGNRDVDRPRSRERW